CTGCACGCCGAAATTCGTGCGCGGCCATGACTGGCGTTGCGCCATGCCCGCCGGGATGCTGGCTGAATTTCAACGCTCATTGGACGGCGATGCGGGCGGTACCTTGCGTCGTTTCGCGGCCTTGTGCGCTCACAACGGCAGGCGCGTCGATGCGGCGATTGCCCGCACGCTTGCACACGCCATGCAATCCGCCTCCGAGTCCGACTGTAGGATGCTGGCGGCGGAATTGGCGTTGCTCATGTGCGCCGACTTGCGCGATGTCTTCCGCGCACTGACCTGCCCCGTGCTGTGCATCCTGGGTGAATGGGACCCGCTGGTGCCCATCGCTGTGGCGGACGCACTGCCCGCGCTTAATCCACGCTTCAAGATCCTCCGGATTGCGGGTGCCGGACATGCGGCGTTCATCAGCCATCCCGTGGAATTCATCAACGCACTGAGGGATTTTTGTGGCGGACTTTGATCCGTTCTTTCTCGACCCGCGACAGGTCGCGCACGCCTTCAACCGGGCGGCGGCGGCTTATTCCGCCAACGCGGCGTTTCAGGACGAAATCGCCGCGCGGCTGGACGAGCGGCTGGAACTGGTGCGGCTGGCACCGCCACGGATCCTGGAGGTGGGCGCGGGCTGCGGCAACGGCGTCAGCCTGCTGTCACGGCGTTACCCACAGGCCGAAATTTATGCGCTGGATCTGGCCGTGGAGATGTTGTGCGCGGGCCGCCGGCATTTCGAGAATCATGGCCGCTTAAGCCATATCTGCGCCGACGCGGAGAAACTGCCGATCGCCGATCGCAGCGTGGACTTGATCTTCAGCAATCTGACCTTGCAGTGGTGCAATGATCTGGAGGCCGTGTTCCGCGAGTTTAACCGCGTACTCAGGATTGAGGGCCTGCTGATGTTCACCACGCTGGGCCCGGACACGCTCAAGGAGTTGCGCGCCAGCTGGGCGCAGGTGAACGATGGCATTCACGTCAATGCCTTTGTGGACATGCACGATGTCGGCGATGCCATGATCCGCGCCGGTTTTTCCGGCCCGGTGCTGGACATGGAAGAGGTGACGTTGACCTACGCCGATGTTCCGGCGCTGATGCGGGAACTCAAGGCCCTCGGCGCCCACAATGTCGCCGTCGGCCGCGCGCATGGATTGTCATCACGGCGGTGCCTACAGCAGATGATCTCGGCCTACGAGCGCTACCGCCGCTCCGACGGCCGTCTCCCCGCCACGCAGGAGGTCATCTACGGCCATGGTTGGGCGCCATCCGGCGGCACGCGGCCACAGGACGGCAGCACGGTGGCCACCTTCCCGCTATCGCAGCTGCACCGCCGCGTCACATGAGTGCCCGCGGCTTGTTCATCACCGGCACGGATACCGGCGTAGGCAAGACCCGCGTGGCTGTCGCCCTGCTGCAACGGTTGTCGGCGATGGACCGTCGGGCGGTGGGCATGAAACCGGTGGCCACGGGCGGCGGGCAAACCGTGGGGGGTCTGCGCAACTCCGACGCCATGCTGTTGCTGCAGCATTCACACAGCCAGCCGGCGTATTCATTGATTAATCCTTATGTCTTTGCGCCGCCGATCGCGCCGCATATCGCCGCTGCTCAAGCGGGCGTACGCATCGAAATGGATCGCATCATTGCCGCTCACCGGCAACTGGCCAATACGGCGGACTGGGTGATCGTGGAAGGTGCCGGCGGCTGGCGCGTGCCATTGAATGAACGGGAGGACATGGCGGCAATAGCGCGCGCACTTGAACTTCCCGTCGTGCTGGTCGTGGGCCTGCGGCTGGGCTGCATCAGCCACGCGCTGCTCACCGCCGAGGCCATCGCGCGCGATGGCCTCAAACTCGCAGGCTGGGCCGCCAATCAGATCGACCCCACTTACTCCACCGTCGAGGAAACCGTTGAATACCTCGCGGGCAGACTCTCCGTACCCCTGCTCTCACGTTGCGGCTGGCAGCAGTCCTGCGTTCTGTCTCTGGATGCCCTAACCCCTTGAACGGCTGCAATGAAATCGTCTTCATTCCCAGGCCAGCCCGAGGGTTGGCGATTACCATGGCGTCGTGTACAATCGCGCACCCTTGAATAGCTGATACCGTTACAAACCTTAGGAATCCACATCATGTCCCGCGTCTGCCAAGTAACCGGCAAACGGCCGATGTCCGGCAACACCGTTTCGCACGCCAACAACAAGACCCGGCGCCGCTTCCTGCCCAATCTGCACACCCATCGTTTCTGGGTGGAGGGTGAAAACCGCTGGGTCAGCCTGCGCGT
The DNA window shown above is from Gammaproteobacteria bacterium and carries:
- the bioC gene encoding malonyl-ACP O-methyltransferase BioC — its product is MADFDPFFLDPRQVAHAFNRAAAAYSANAAFQDEIAARLDERLELVRLAPPRILEVGAGCGNGVSLLSRRYPQAEIYALDLAVEMLCAGRRHFENHGRLSHICADAEKLPIADRSVDLIFSNLTLQWCNDLEAVFREFNRVLRIEGLLMFTTLGPDTLKELRASWAQVNDGIHVNAFVDMHDVGDAMIRAGFSGPVLDMEEVTLTYADVPALMRELKALGAHNVAVGRAHGLSSRRCLQQMISAYERYRRSDGRLPATQEVIYGHGWAPSGGTRPQDGSTVATFPLSQLHRRVT
- the bioD gene encoding dethiobiotin synthase, translated to MSARGLFITGTDTGVGKTRVAVALLQRLSAMDRRAVGMKPVATGGGQTVGGLRNSDAMLLLQHSHSQPAYSLINPYVFAPPIAPHIAAAQAGVRIEMDRIIAAHRQLANTADWVIVEGAGGWRVPLNEREDMAAIARALELPVVLVVGLRLGCISHALLTAEAIARDGLKLAGWAANQIDPTYSTVEETVEYLAGRLSVPLLSRCGWQQSCVLSLDALTP
- the rpmB gene encoding 50S ribosomal protein L28; this translates as MSRVCQVTGKRPMSGNTVSHANNKTRRRFLPNLHTHRFWVEGENRWVSLRVSSHGLRIIDKVGIENVLKDLRARGEKV
- a CDS encoding alpha/beta fold hydrolase, translating into MTAAIQKRADMILLPGWACTAQVWAGVIPRLGEFAVPQSLDLPAAKAGKSKADLSLEHMAQQLLAAAPQRAVWVGWSLGGLIAAQAAFMAPHRVTALVLVACTPKFVRGHDWRCAMPAGMLAEFQRSLDGDAGGTLRRFAALCAHNGRRVDAAIARTLAHAMQSASESDCRMLAAELALLMCADLRDVFRALTCPVLCILGEWDPLVPIAVADALPALNPRFKILRIAGAGHAAFISHPVEFINALRDFCGGL